A stretch of Arachis hypogaea cultivar Tifrunner chromosome 15, arahy.Tifrunner.gnm2.J5K5, whole genome shotgun sequence DNA encodes these proteins:
- the LOC112747841 gene encoding putative casein kinase II subunit beta-4 isoform X4 → MYGNRVADGAGVDRRKRINDVLDKHLHRSSPSTSTSASTRPIKAQIQAQIQANNSDATLEESETDTGGSDVSASDDGEDTSWIAWFCSLRGNEFFCEVDDDYIQDDFNLCGLSSQVPYYDYALDLILDVDSSHEEQNELIESAAEMLYGLIHARYILTGRGMAAMLDKYKNYDFGRCPRVYCSGQPCLPVGQSDIPRSSTVKIYCPRCEDIYYPRSKYQDIDGAYFGTTFPNLFLMTYGHLKPQKPSQSYVPRVFGFKVHKP, encoded by the exons atgtacggTAACAGAGTGGCGGACGGTGCGGGCGTTGATCGCAGGAAGCGAATCAACGACGTTCTCGACAAGCACTTGCACCGATCCTCACCCTCCACTTCAACCTCCGCCTCTACTAGGCCTATCAAGGCCCaaatccaggcccaaatccaagccaacAACTCCGACGCCACACTCGAGGAATCGGAAACCGACACCGGGGGATCGGACGTTAGCGCCTCCGACGACGGGGAAGACACCTCGTGGATCGCGTGGTTCTGCAGCCTCAGAGGGAACGAGTTCTTTTGCGAGGTCGATGATGATTACATTCAGGACGATTTTAACCTTTGTGGTTTGAGCAGCCAAGTTCCTTATTACGATTATGCCCTTGACTTGATTCTTGACGTTGACTCCTCCCACG AAGAACAAAATGAGTTGATTGAATCCGCCGCGGAGATGCTTTATGGTCTCATTCATGCCCGCTACATTTTAACAGGCAGAGGAATGGCTGCCATG CTGGACAAGTACAAGAATTATGACTTTGGTAGGTGTCCAAGAGTTTACTGCTCAGGGCAACCGTGCCTTCCGGTGGGTCAGTCCGACATCCCTAGGTCGAGCACTGTAAAGATATATTGCCCCAGGTGTGAAGACATTTACTACCCGCGATCCAAGTATCAAG ATATCGACGGAGCTTATTTTGGAACTACATTTCCTAACCTCTTCCTGATGACTTATGGTCATCTGAAGCCACAAAAGCCATCACAGAGCTATGTTCCAAGAGTTTTTGGTTTTAAAGTTCACAAGCCatga
- the LOC112747841 gene encoding putative casein kinase II subunit beta-4 isoform X6 encodes MYGNRVADGAGVDRRKRINDVLDKHLHRSSPSTSTSASTRPIKAQIQAQIQANNSDATLEESETDTGGSDVSASDDGEDTSWIAWFCSLRGNEFFCEVDDDYIQDDFNLCGLSSQVPYYDYALDLILDVDSSHEEQNELIESAAEMLYGLIHARYILTGRGMAAMLDKYKNYDFGRCPRVYCSGQPCLPVGQSDIPRSSTVKIYCPRCEDIYYPRSKYQVP; translated from the exons atgtacggTAACAGAGTGGCGGACGGTGCGGGCGTTGATCGCAGGAAGCGAATCAACGACGTTCTCGACAAGCACTTGCACCGATCCTCACCCTCCACTTCAACCTCCGCCTCTACTAGGCCTATCAAGGCCCaaatccaggcccaaatccaagccaacAACTCCGACGCCACACTCGAGGAATCGGAAACCGACACCGGGGGATCGGACGTTAGCGCCTCCGACGACGGGGAAGACACCTCGTGGATCGCGTGGTTCTGCAGCCTCAGAGGGAACGAGTTCTTTTGCGAGGTCGATGATGATTACATTCAGGACGATTTTAACCTTTGTGGTTTGAGCAGCCAAGTTCCTTATTACGATTATGCCCTTGACTTGATTCTTGACGTTGACTCCTCCCACG AAGAACAAAATGAGTTGATTGAATCCGCCGCGGAGATGCTTTATGGTCTCATTCATGCCCGCTACATTTTAACAGGCAGAGGAATGGCTGCCATG CTGGACAAGTACAAGAATTATGACTTTGGTAGGTGTCCAAGAGTTTACTGCTCAGGGCAACCGTGCCTTCCGGTGGGTCAGTCCGACATCCCTAGGTCGAGCACTGTAAAGATATATTGCCCCAGGTGTGAAGACATTTACTACCCGCGATCCAAGTATCAAG TTCCTTAA
- the LOC112747841 gene encoding putative casein kinase II subunit beta-4 isoform X1 yields the protein MYGNRVADGAGVDRRKRINDVLDKHLHRSSPSTSTSASTRPIKAQIQAQIQANNSDATLEESETDTGGSDVSASDDGEDTSWIAWFCSLRGNEFFCEVDDDYIQDDFNLCGLSSQVPYYDYALDLILDVDSSHGDIFTEEQNELIESAAEMLYGLIHARYILTGRGMAAMLDKYKNYDFGRCPRVYCSGQPCLPVGQSDIPRSSTVKIYCPRCEDIYYPRSKYQGNIDGAYFGTTFPNLFLMTYGHLKPQKPSQSYVPRVFGFKVHKP from the exons atgtacggTAACAGAGTGGCGGACGGTGCGGGCGTTGATCGCAGGAAGCGAATCAACGACGTTCTCGACAAGCACTTGCACCGATCCTCACCCTCCACTTCAACCTCCGCCTCTACTAGGCCTATCAAGGCCCaaatccaggcccaaatccaagccaacAACTCCGACGCCACACTCGAGGAATCGGAAACCGACACCGGGGGATCGGACGTTAGCGCCTCCGACGACGGGGAAGACACCTCGTGGATCGCGTGGTTCTGCAGCCTCAGAGGGAACGAGTTCTTTTGCGAGGTCGATGATGATTACATTCAGGACGATTTTAACCTTTGTGGTTTGAGCAGCCAAGTTCCTTATTACGATTATGCCCTTGACTTGATTCTTGACGTTGACTCCTCCCACG GAGACATCTTTACAGAAGAACAAAATGAGTTGATTGAATCCGCCGCGGAGATGCTTTATGGTCTCATTCATGCCCGCTACATTTTAACAGGCAGAGGAATGGCTGCCATG CTGGACAAGTACAAGAATTATGACTTTGGTAGGTGTCCAAGAGTTTACTGCTCAGGGCAACCGTGCCTTCCGGTGGGTCAGTCCGACATCCCTAGGTCGAGCACTGTAAAGATATATTGCCCCAGGTGTGAAGACATTTACTACCCGCGATCCAAGTATCAAGGTA ATATCGACGGAGCTTATTTTGGAACTACATTTCCTAACCTCTTCCTGATGACTTATGGTCATCTGAAGCCACAAAAGCCATCACAGAGCTATGTTCCAAGAGTTTTTGGTTTTAAAGTTCACAAGCCatga
- the LOC112747841 gene encoding putative casein kinase II subunit beta-4 isoform X3 — MYGNRVADGAGVDRRKRINDVLDKHLHRSSPSTSTSASTRPIKAQIQAQIQANNSDATLEESETDTGGSDVSASDDGEDTSWIAWFCSLRGNEFFCEVDDDYIQDDFNLCGLSSQVPYYDYALDLILDVDSSHEEQNELIESAAEMLYGLIHARYILTGRGMAAMLDKYKNYDFGRCPRVYCSGQPCLPVGQSDIPRSSTVKIYCPRCEDIYYPRSKYQGNIDGAYFGTTFPNLFLMTYGHLKPQKPSQSYVPRVFGFKVHKP, encoded by the exons atgtacggTAACAGAGTGGCGGACGGTGCGGGCGTTGATCGCAGGAAGCGAATCAACGACGTTCTCGACAAGCACTTGCACCGATCCTCACCCTCCACTTCAACCTCCGCCTCTACTAGGCCTATCAAGGCCCaaatccaggcccaaatccaagccaacAACTCCGACGCCACACTCGAGGAATCGGAAACCGACACCGGGGGATCGGACGTTAGCGCCTCCGACGACGGGGAAGACACCTCGTGGATCGCGTGGTTCTGCAGCCTCAGAGGGAACGAGTTCTTTTGCGAGGTCGATGATGATTACATTCAGGACGATTTTAACCTTTGTGGTTTGAGCAGCCAAGTTCCTTATTACGATTATGCCCTTGACTTGATTCTTGACGTTGACTCCTCCCACG AAGAACAAAATGAGTTGATTGAATCCGCCGCGGAGATGCTTTATGGTCTCATTCATGCCCGCTACATTTTAACAGGCAGAGGAATGGCTGCCATG CTGGACAAGTACAAGAATTATGACTTTGGTAGGTGTCCAAGAGTTTACTGCTCAGGGCAACCGTGCCTTCCGGTGGGTCAGTCCGACATCCCTAGGTCGAGCACTGTAAAGATATATTGCCCCAGGTGTGAAGACATTTACTACCCGCGATCCAAGTATCAAGGTA ATATCGACGGAGCTTATTTTGGAACTACATTTCCTAACCTCTTCCTGATGACTTATGGTCATCTGAAGCCACAAAAGCCATCACAGAGCTATGTTCCAAGAGTTTTTGGTTTTAAAGTTCACAAGCCatga
- the LOC112747841 gene encoding putative casein kinase II subunit beta-4 isoform X5: MYGNRVADGAGVDRRKRINDVLDKHLHRSSPSTSTSASTRPIKAQIQAQIQANNSDATLEESETDTGGSDVSASDDGEDTSWIAWFCSLRGNEFFCEVDDDYIQDDFNLCGLSSQVPYYDYALDLILDVDSSHGDIFTEEQNELIESAAEMLYGLIHARYILTGRGMAAMLDKYKNYDFGRCPRVYCSGQPCLPVGQSDIPRSSTVKIYCPRCEDIYYPRSKYQVP, from the exons atgtacggTAACAGAGTGGCGGACGGTGCGGGCGTTGATCGCAGGAAGCGAATCAACGACGTTCTCGACAAGCACTTGCACCGATCCTCACCCTCCACTTCAACCTCCGCCTCTACTAGGCCTATCAAGGCCCaaatccaggcccaaatccaagccaacAACTCCGACGCCACACTCGAGGAATCGGAAACCGACACCGGGGGATCGGACGTTAGCGCCTCCGACGACGGGGAAGACACCTCGTGGATCGCGTGGTTCTGCAGCCTCAGAGGGAACGAGTTCTTTTGCGAGGTCGATGATGATTACATTCAGGACGATTTTAACCTTTGTGGTTTGAGCAGCCAAGTTCCTTATTACGATTATGCCCTTGACTTGATTCTTGACGTTGACTCCTCCCACG GAGACATCTTTACAGAAGAACAAAATGAGTTGATTGAATCCGCCGCGGAGATGCTTTATGGTCTCATTCATGCCCGCTACATTTTAACAGGCAGAGGAATGGCTGCCATG CTGGACAAGTACAAGAATTATGACTTTGGTAGGTGTCCAAGAGTTTACTGCTCAGGGCAACCGTGCCTTCCGGTGGGTCAGTCCGACATCCCTAGGTCGAGCACTGTAAAGATATATTGCCCCAGGTGTGAAGACATTTACTACCCGCGATCCAAGTATCAAG TTCCTTAA
- the LOC112747841 gene encoding putative casein kinase II subunit beta-4 isoform X2, producing the protein MYGNRVADGAGVDRRKRINDVLDKHLHRSSPSTSTSASTRPIKAQIQAQIQANNSDATLEESETDTGGSDVSASDDGEDTSWIAWFCSLRGNEFFCEVDDDYIQDDFNLCGLSSQVPYYDYALDLILDVDSSHGDIFTEEQNELIESAAEMLYGLIHARYILTGRGMAAMLDKYKNYDFGRCPRVYCSGQPCLPVGQSDIPRSSTVKIYCPRCEDIYYPRSKYQDIDGAYFGTTFPNLFLMTYGHLKPQKPSQSYVPRVFGFKVHKP; encoded by the exons atgtacggTAACAGAGTGGCGGACGGTGCGGGCGTTGATCGCAGGAAGCGAATCAACGACGTTCTCGACAAGCACTTGCACCGATCCTCACCCTCCACTTCAACCTCCGCCTCTACTAGGCCTATCAAGGCCCaaatccaggcccaaatccaagccaacAACTCCGACGCCACACTCGAGGAATCGGAAACCGACACCGGGGGATCGGACGTTAGCGCCTCCGACGACGGGGAAGACACCTCGTGGATCGCGTGGTTCTGCAGCCTCAGAGGGAACGAGTTCTTTTGCGAGGTCGATGATGATTACATTCAGGACGATTTTAACCTTTGTGGTTTGAGCAGCCAAGTTCCTTATTACGATTATGCCCTTGACTTGATTCTTGACGTTGACTCCTCCCACG GAGACATCTTTACAGAAGAACAAAATGAGTTGATTGAATCCGCCGCGGAGATGCTTTATGGTCTCATTCATGCCCGCTACATTTTAACAGGCAGAGGAATGGCTGCCATG CTGGACAAGTACAAGAATTATGACTTTGGTAGGTGTCCAAGAGTTTACTGCTCAGGGCAACCGTGCCTTCCGGTGGGTCAGTCCGACATCCCTAGGTCGAGCACTGTAAAGATATATTGCCCCAGGTGTGAAGACATTTACTACCCGCGATCCAAGTATCAAG ATATCGACGGAGCTTATTTTGGAACTACATTTCCTAACCTCTTCCTGATGACTTATGGTCATCTGAAGCCACAAAAGCCATCACAGAGCTATGTTCCAAGAGTTTTTGGTTTTAAAGTTCACAAGCCatga